One window of Alphaproteobacteria bacterium genomic DNA carries:
- a CDS encoding NAD(P)-dependent oxidoreductase, giving the protein MARILVTGGSGFVGAHVVRRLIKDNHEVTVFAPGPEPCLSEHDLADIMLIEGSVEDDEALTSTLAIARPEFVVGLAAYGGSGNGLLAAARENEASALSVNVGGFRNLLAACEERGVERLFWASTLAVYGAPHHYGPDPVNEEAPRLPETFYGLTKVLAEDVAGFYRDVKGVPVTGLRLPVIFGAGLWYRGAATQLVNLFQAAADGGSTALEVSTIPLDLMYVKDVAEAFARVITHKGPLDAIYNLQAYAPSLHEIVAVLKGLSPNLEVTTTDIDPALTYPLVSGQKFTDHVGYTATYSLETACADSISDLRNAP; this is encoded by the coding sequence ATGGCCCGTATCCTCGTCACCGGTGGCAGCGGCTTCGTTGGTGCCCATGTGGTTCGCCGCTTAATCAAAGACAACCATGAGGTCACAGTGTTCGCGCCGGGCCCCGAGCCCTGCCTGAGCGAGCACGACTTGGCCGACATCATGCTCATCGAAGGCAGTGTCGAGGACGACGAGGCACTGACCTCGACGCTTGCCATCGCCCGGCCCGAGTTCGTGGTCGGCCTCGCCGCCTATGGCGGCAGCGGTAACGGCCTGCTCGCCGCGGCGCGCGAGAACGAGGCCAGTGCGCTCAGCGTCAATGTCGGCGGCTTTCGCAATCTGCTCGCCGCCTGCGAGGAACGCGGGGTCGAGCGATTATTTTGGGCGAGCACGCTCGCGGTCTACGGCGCCCCGCACCATTACGGTCCTGACCCGGTCAACGAAGAGGCGCCGCGTTTGCCGGAGACCTTCTATGGCCTGACCAAGGTGCTAGCAGAGGACGTCGCGGGATTCTATCGGGATGTTAAAGGCGTGCCCGTCACCGGCCTGCGCCTGCCGGTGATCTTCGGCGCTGGTCTCTGGTATCGCGGTGCCGCGACGCAGCTCGTTAACCTGTTTCAGGCTGCAGCGGACGGCGGCAGCACCGCCCTCGAGGTCTCGACCATACCGCTCGACCTGATGTACGTGAAAGATGTCGCAGAGGCCTTCGCGCGCGTCATCACCCATAAGGGCCCGCTTGATGCCATCTATAACTTGCAGGCTTATGCGCCATCGCTGCACGAGATCGTCGCAGTGCTGAAAGGCCTCTCACCCAACCTCGAAGTGACCACGACCGATATCGATCCGGCGCTGACCTACCCCCTAGTTTCCGGACAAAAGTTCACCGATCATGTTGGTTATACTGCCACTTACAGCCTTGAAACAGCCTGCGCCGACAGCATTTCTGACCTTCGCAATGCGCCGTAA
- a CDS encoding dihydroxy-acid dehydratase: MPKTKKVLFDNNPGRNAQTVGIARELGTDIELIHEPSVGVVGNKGDSQCYLGVQQKVEAIHACLRQSIGEGSEQMRMRLVQPEYTVATSDGMRNGTREMRYSLIGREVTHDTMCEHLSASGLEGTIAVVACDKPPVGTLAAILEHDRPAIIMSDGPIRPGTDSVTHEPIDIITGFQVAGSNDEPMKKRVASEACPGYGSCGGMFTYNTMQTFIGVVGMQPLHMVSPASDDARRLEQFPGELVTHLGAMIAADLTPRKIVSRDSIRNAMIVSMAVGGSTNVLLHGPEIARAAGFGNFARDIMSPEEFNHLSQHVVPVLVDARPFGRYSMVDIDEKGGIQVIVKELLDAGLLNGEAMTCTGETLAQQIARLDPPAPDGDVICSVENPYKPTGGLRVLGGNLSPEFSAVLKLAGVEGGLENNVFLGKARVFDAEANLLHTLENSPEVFEHHDMVIVRYEGPSGAPGMPEMLDSTSRITTLCREKGIIVGLMTDARFSGGSVGLVIGHVGPEAALGGPIAFVEDGDEIVVDLNVNELNCTALSDPETLDTRKAAWEKIVAANGGMHPAVGNVDTRLLNRMRRTAVSAIFGAGMHPDRVLWVPESREPVKTAFVPSNKYRAGSERAF; this comes from the coding sequence GTGCCAAAAACCAAAAAGGTCCTTTTCGATAATAACCCTGGCCGAAATGCGCAAACCGTCGGCATCGCTCGCGAGCTTGGCACAGACATCGAGCTCATTCACGAACCCTCCGTCGGCGTAGTCGGTAACAAGGGTGATTCCCAATGTTATCTCGGCGTGCAACAGAAGGTCGAGGCCATCCATGCCTGCCTGCGCCAGTCCATTGGCGAAGGCAGCGAGCAGATGCGCATGCGCCTGGTGCAGCCGGAATATACCGTTGCTACCTCGGACGGCATGCGCAACGGCACGCGCGAGATGCGCTATTCCCTGATCGGTCGCGAGGTCACGCACGATACGATGTGCGAGCATCTGAGCGCGAGCGGACTTGAGGGAACCATTGCCGTAGTCGCTTGTGACAAACCTCCTGTCGGGACCCTTGCTGCGATTCTCGAGCATGACCGGCCGGCTATCATCATGTCGGACGGGCCCATCCGTCCCGGTACGGATTCCGTCACCCACGAGCCGATCGATATCATTACCGGCTTTCAGGTCGCGGGCAGCAATGACGAGCCGATGAAGAAGCGAGTCGCCAGCGAGGCTTGTCCTGGCTACGGTAGTTGTGGCGGTATGTTCACCTATAACACCATGCAGACTTTTATCGGCGTGGTCGGTATGCAGCCGCTCCATATGGTATCGCCGGCGTCGGACGATGCGAGACGCTTGGAACAGTTCCCAGGAGAGCTCGTGACGCATCTGGGCGCGATGATCGCTGCTGATCTAACGCCACGAAAAATCGTTAGTCGAGATTCTATTCGTAACGCCATGATTGTCTCGATGGCTGTAGGAGGCTCAACGAATGTTCTGCTGCACGGCCCTGAGATCGCGAGAGCCGCCGGGTTCGGTAATTTTGCCAGAGATATCATGTCGCCGGAGGAATTCAATCATTTGTCACAGCATGTCGTGCCGGTTCTGGTCGATGCGCGGCCGTTCGGGCGCTATTCGATGGTCGATATAGACGAGAAAGGCGGCATACAGGTTATCGTCAAAGAGTTGTTGGATGCTGGTCTCCTAAACGGTGAAGCGATGACCTGTACCGGCGAGACCCTGGCGCAGCAAATCGCGCGTCTTGATCCGCCAGCACCAGACGGAGATGTCATATGCAGCGTGGAAAATCCGTACAAGCCAACAGGAGGATTGCGCGTCCTGGGCGGTAATTTGTCTCCGGAATTCAGCGCTGTTCTGAAGCTTGCTGGTGTCGAAGGCGGCCTCGAGAATAACGTCTTTCTGGGCAAAGCGCGCGTGTTCGACGCCGAAGCTAATCTTCTACATACTCTAGAAAATAGTCCTGAAGTTTTCGAACATCACGATATGGTTATCGTGCGCTACGAAGGGCCGAGTGGTGCGCCTGGTATGCCGGAAATGCTCGACTCCACCTCTCGCATCACAACGCTGTGCCGCGAGAAAGGTATTATCGTCGGCCTCATGACCGATGCCAGATTCTCCGGCGGTTCGGTGGGGCTTGTGATAGGCCATGTTGGCCCCGAGGCTGCGTTGGGCGGCCCGATCGCTTTCGTGGAAGACGGCGATGAGATTGTTGTCGACCTCAACGTCAACGAGCTGAACTGTACGGCGCTGTCAGATCCCGAAACGCTTGATACCAGAAAAGCGGCATGGGAAAAGATTGTTGCGGCTAATGGCGGCATGCACCCCGCAGTCGGCAATGTGGACACACGTTTACTGAACCGTATGCGGCGCACCGCCGTCTCTGCAATTTTTGGCGCCGGCATGCACCCCGATCGAGTGCTTTGGGTGCCGGAATCTCGGGAGCCAGTGAAGACGGCCTTCGTGCCCTCAAACAAGTATCGCGCCGGCTCGGAGAGGGCATTCTAG
- the typA gene encoding translational GTPase TypA yields the protein MRRNIAIIAHVDHGKTTLVDALLRESGAVRANQNMAERAMDSFDLERERGITILAKCTSVTWAQTRINIVDTPGHADFGGEVERIFSMVDGVLVLVDAGEGPMPQTKFVTGKALALGLRPIVVINKVDRAEHRAEQALDEIFDLFSALGASERQLDFPYLFASAKEGWAVSDLAAEKAGLRPLFETVIKHVLPPDGDEAAPFTMLASLLEADPYVGRVLTGRVASGTLSANTQIKALRGEGNVVEQGRATKLFTFRGLERVAVERVRTGDIVAVAGLENATVADTLCAPEVRTALVGQPIDPPTLVMTVAVNTSPLAGRDGDKLTSRILKTRLSREAEGNVAIRVNDTDSADVFSVEGRGELQLGVLIETMRREGYELAIGRPHVLFRDDPKTGQRLEPIEEVVIDVDESYAGVVVESVAERRGSLLEMSPGSKDKTRLVFHAPSRGLIGYHGQFLTETRGTGVLNRVYHGYEAYRGPVAERRNGVLISTAAGKAVAYALWQLEDRGPMFIEPGDPVYQGMIIGEHTRGNDLEVNPLKAKQLTNIRAAGKDDTVRLTPPRLLGLEAAIAYIGGDELVEVTPQAIRLRKRNLDPHERKRAARRAAVDS from the coding sequence ATGCGCCGTAACATCGCCATCATCGCTCACGTGGACCATGGCAAAACCACACTGGTGGACGCGCTACTGCGCGAATCAGGAGCCGTACGTGCGAACCAGAACATGGCCGAACGCGCCATGGACTCCTTCGACTTGGAGCGCGAGCGCGGCATCACAATTCTCGCCAAATGTACCTCGGTAACCTGGGCCCAAACTCGCATCAATATCGTTGACACACCGGGCCACGCTGATTTTGGCGGCGAGGTCGAGCGTATTTTCAGTATGGTCGACGGCGTGCTGGTGCTGGTCGATGCCGGCGAGGGGCCGATGCCGCAGACCAAGTTCGTCACCGGCAAGGCGCTGGCGCTGGGCTTACGTCCCATCGTGGTAATCAACAAGGTTGACCGAGCCGAACACCGGGCCGAGCAGGCGCTCGACGAGATCTTCGACCTGTTCTCGGCACTCGGCGCCAGCGAGAGGCAGCTCGACTTCCCCTACCTCTTCGCCTCCGCCAAGGAAGGCTGGGCGGTGAGCGACCTCGCCGCCGAGAAAGCCGGATTGAGGCCACTTTTTGAGACCGTTATCAAACACGTGTTGCCGCCAGATGGCGATGAGGCGGCACCGTTTACGATGCTTGCCTCCCTGCTCGAAGCCGATCCCTATGTAGGGCGCGTACTGACCGGACGCGTCGCCTCAGGAACACTCTCAGCCAACACACAGATTAAAGCCTTACGCGGTGAAGGCAACGTCGTTGAACAGGGCCGCGCCACCAAGCTTTTCACCTTTCGCGGCCTCGAGCGCGTGGCGGTGGAACGCGTGAGAACTGGCGACATCGTCGCCGTCGCTGGCCTGGAGAATGCTACGGTTGCCGATACGCTGTGCGCACCGGAAGTCAGGACCGCGCTTGTCGGACAGCCCATCGACCCGCCGACGCTTGTCATGACGGTCGCGGTCAATACCTCGCCGCTAGCTGGGCGCGACGGCGACAAGCTAACCAGCCGCATACTCAAGACGCGCCTTAGCCGCGAGGCCGAGGGTAACGTTGCCATCCGTGTTAACGATACCGACAGTGCCGATGTTTTCTCGGTCGAAGGCCGTGGCGAGTTGCAGCTGGGCGTGCTCATCGAGACTATGCGCCGCGAGGGCTACGAGCTTGCCATCGGCCGCCCGCACGTACTGTTCCGTGACGACCCGAAGACCGGCCAACGCCTCGAGCCTATCGAGGAAGTGGTGATCGATGTTGACGAGTCCTATGCAGGCGTGGTCGTCGAATCCGTTGCCGAGAGACGGGGCAGCCTGCTCGAGATGAGCCCCGGCAGCAAGGATAAAACACGGTTGGTCTTCCATGCGCCCTCGCGCGGCCTGATCGGCTATCATGGCCAGTTCCTTACCGAAACCCGCGGTACCGGCGTGCTCAACCGCGTTTACCACGGCTACGAGGCCTATCGCGGGCCAGTGGCCGAGCGCCGCAACGGCGTGCTTATATCGACCGCCGCCGGTAAGGCCGTAGCCTATGCCTTGTGGCAACTCGAAGACCGCGGACCGATGTTCATCGAGCCTGGCGATCCCGTATATCAGGGCATGATCATCGGTGAGCACACCCGCGGAAACGACCTCGAAGTCAATCCTCTCAAGGCCAAGCAGCTCACCAATATCCGCGCCGCCGGAAAGGATGACACCGTGCGACTGACACCGCCGCGGTTGCTGGGACTCGAGGCGGCCATCGCTTATATCGGCGGCGACGAGTTGGTCGAGGTAACGCCGCAGGCCATCCGCCTGCGCAAGCGCAACCTCGATCCGCACGAACGCAAACGCGCGGCCAGGCGCGCAGCCGTGGACTCATAA
- the ilvD gene encoding dihydroxy-acid dehydratase, which yields MPAYRSHRTTQGAGQAAARALWRGTGTAESDLDKPIVAIANSFTQFVPGHVHLKDLGQMVAREIEKAGAVAKEFNTIAVDDGIAMGHDGMLYSLPSREIIADAVEYMVNAHCADALVCISNCDKITPGMLMAALRLNIPTVFVSGGPMEAGKMPNGEIIDLVDTLVASNNPDTTEEKLLDYERAGCPTCGSCSGMFTANSMNCLTEALGLALPGNGTLVASHARRKDLFLDAARVVVDLMKRYYQNGDESVLPRNIANKTAFENAMTMDIAMGGSTNTVLHLLAAAFEGEVDFTMADIDRLSRKVPNLCKVSPSVQHYHVEDVHRAGGVIGILGELDRGNLINTAADNVLGESLGETLAAHDVQRSDDAEVARFYRAAPGRQHSIEAFGQDSYYDTLDTDRATGCIRDIPNAYSADGGLAVLFGNLAKNGCIVKTAGVDKNILTFSGPAVIFESQDAAAAGIIGGEVKAGDVVVIRYEGPRGGPGMQEMLMPTSMLKSVGLGAECALITDGRFSGATSGLSIGHISPEAAEGGAIGLLEPGDTVVLDIPNRVIRLEVDDETLATRRTAMEARRDAWQPKRNRKVSRALQAYAALTRSAAFGAVRDPAVLDT from the coding sequence GTGCCCGCCTATCGCTCGCACCGCACCACCCAAGGCGCCGGACAGGCCGCCGCACGCGCCCTTTGGCGGGGGACTGGCACCGCCGAATCCGACCTCGATAAGCCCATTGTTGCCATCGCCAACTCCTTTACCCAGTTCGTGCCGGGACACGTGCATCTAAAGGACCTTGGCCAGATGGTGGCGCGCGAGATTGAAAAGGCAGGCGCCGTGGCCAAGGAGTTCAACACCATCGCCGTCGACGACGGTATCGCCATGGGTCATGACGGCATGCTCTACAGCCTGCCCTCACGCGAGATCATCGCCGATGCGGTAGAATACATGGTCAATGCCCATTGCGCCGATGCCCTGGTCTGCATCTCCAACTGCGACAAGATCACTCCCGGCATGTTGATGGCAGCGCTACGCCTCAATATCCCGACCGTCTTCGTCTCCGGCGGGCCTATGGAAGCCGGTAAGATGCCCAATGGCGAAATCATCGATCTCGTGGACACGCTGGTCGCGTCCAACAACCCCGATACTACCGAGGAGAAACTTCTGGACTACGAGCGCGCGGGCTGCCCCACCTGCGGCAGCTGCTCGGGCATGTTCACGGCCAACTCGATGAACTGCCTGACAGAAGCGCTGGGCCTAGCGCTGCCCGGCAACGGCACCCTGGTGGCAAGTCACGCGCGCCGCAAGGACCTTTTCCTCGACGCCGCACGTGTCGTCGTGGATCTCATGAAGCGCTATTATCAGAATGGTGACGAGTCCGTACTGCCACGTAATATTGCCAATAAAACCGCCTTCGAGAACGCGATGACAATGGATATCGCCATGGGCGGCTCAACCAACACGGTGTTGCATCTGCTCGCCGCCGCCTTTGAGGGCGAGGTCGATTTTACCATGGCTGATATCGACCGGCTATCGCGCAAGGTGCCAAATCTCTGCAAGGTCTCACCGAGCGTGCAGCACTATCATGTTGAAGACGTACATCGCGCCGGAGGTGTTATCGGCATCCTCGGCGAACTCGACCGCGGCAACCTGATCAATACGGCCGCCGACAATGTTCTTGGCGAGAGCCTCGGCGAAACGCTCGCCGCACACGACGTCCAGCGCAGCGACGACGCCGAGGTGGCACGCTTTTATCGCGCGGCGCCGGGCCGTCAGCACTCAATCGAGGCATTCGGCCAGGACAGCTACTACGACACCCTCGACACCGATCGCGCTACCGGCTGCATCCGCGACATCCCCAACGCCTACAGCGCCGATGGCGGGCTTGCCGTGCTGTTCGGCAACTTGGCAAAGAACGGCTGCATCGTGAAGACCGCAGGTGTCGACAAGAACATTCTCACCTTCAGTGGCCCAGCCGTGATCTTCGAGAGTCAGGATGCAGCGGCCGCCGGCATTATCGGCGGCGAAGTCAAAGCGGGTGATGTGGTGGTGATCCGCTACGAAGGACCGCGCGGCGGCCCTGGTATGCAGGAGATGCTGATGCCGACAAGCATGCTTAAGTCGGTCGGCCTTGGCGCCGAATGCGCGCTGATCACCGACGGGCGCTTCTCCGGCGCCACCTCGGGCCTGTCGATCGGGCATATCTCGCCGGAGGCCGCGGAGGGCGGCGCCATAGGCTTGCTCGAACCGGGCGATACCGTTGTCCTTGACATTCCCAACCGGGTCATCCGCCTGGAGGTCGACGACGAGACCCTGGCAACTCGTCGGACTGCCATGGAAGCGCGCAGAGACGCCTGGCAGCCCAAACGCAACCGCAAGGTATCACGAGCCTTACAGGCTTATGCAGCACTCACTCGCAGCGCCGCCTTCGGCGCTGTGCGCGACCCTGCAGTGCTCGACACGTAG
- a CDS encoding iron transporter translates to MRKLLGSNVLTLAALSLACLALPGLAGEFPAGEPIERHGMKIAGVYLQPVEMEPAIAGQEAGHADIHLEADIHATAANPNGLGEGDWIPYLRIAYTLGKEGSDWSRSGMLHAMVASDGPHYGANVALEGPGRYRVTFRIQPPAPDHFLRHIDAETGVAPWWNTIDYTGEFNFIGTGKKGDY, encoded by the coding sequence ATGAGGAAACTGCTGGGATCCAATGTTCTGACTCTCGCAGCATTATCCCTGGCCTGTCTGGCCCTACCGGGCCTCGCCGGAGAGTTTCCCGCGGGCGAGCCGATCGAGCGACATGGCATGAAGATCGCCGGTGTCTACCTGCAGCCGGTAGAAATGGAACCGGCGATAGCTGGCCAAGAAGCCGGCCACGCCGACATCCACCTAGAGGCCGACATTCACGCCACAGCGGCCAACCCCAACGGTCTTGGCGAAGGCGATTGGATTCCGTATCTGAGGATCGCTTATACGCTCGGCAAGGAAGGCAGCGACTGGAGTCGGTCAGGCATGTTGCACGCGATGGTCGCCTCGGACGGCCCCCATTACGGCGCCAATGTCGCCCTCGAAGGCCCGGGTCGCTATCGCGTTACCTTCCGAATCCAGCCGCCGGCCCCCGATCACTTCCTGCGTCATATCGACGCCGAGACAGGTGTCGCGCCATGGTGGAATACGATCGACTATACTGGCGAGTTCAATTTCATCGGTACCGGAAAAAAAGGAGATTACTGA
- the clpA gene encoding ATP-dependent Clp protease ATP-binding subunit ClpA produces MLSKMLEETLHRALADANGRQHELATLEHLLLSLTEDQDAVAVLRACNVDVDKLHHALEAFLDEELGGLMVDQAVTDAKPTPSFQRVVQRSVHHVQMSGREEVTGANVLVAIFSERESHAVYFLHEQDMTRLDAVSYISHGIAKAPGASESHPPSGTDEADDDGEQVVKQGTEALDAYCINLNAKAADGRVDPLIGRDDEVERAIQVLCRRTKNNPLFVGDSGVGKTAIAEGLAKRIVDSEVPQVLAGATMFALDMGALLAGTRYRGDFEERVKAVLIELENFDGAILFVDEIHTVIGAGATSGGAMDASNLLKPALQSGSQRCMGSTTYKEYRNYFEKDRALVRRFQKIDVNEPSVEDAIEILSGLKPYYEEYHDVEYTPDALKAAVELSSRYIGDRRLPDKAIDVIDEVGAAQALLAKEERKKVIDTDEIERIVAKIARIPPKTVSRDDKQMMGSLITNLKTVVFGQDPAIEALTSAIKLSRAGLRAPPKPSGRDLFCRPTPVGQNEVARQLAIIMGIELIRFDMSEYMERHTVSRLIGAPPGYVGFDQGGLLTDAVDQHPHAVLLLDEIEKAHPDLFNILLQIMDHGKLTDHNGKHVDFRNVILIMTTNAGAMDLAKPAIGFGREAREGDDEEAINRMFSPEFRNRLDAVISFANLSPEVVHRVVDKFIVQLEGQLADRNVTIELFDEARDWLAKKGYDRLYGARPLARVIQEYVKKPLADKLLFGELIDGGHVKVTVHDGNLAFDIDISGIVQKTDSDGEDDEKISEPVDS; encoded by the coding sequence ATGCTGTCGAAGATGCTTGAAGAGACCCTGCACCGAGCCTTGGCCGATGCCAATGGCCGACAACACGAGCTTGCCACGCTGGAGCATTTGCTGTTGTCCCTGACCGAGGACCAAGATGCCGTAGCTGTGCTGCGGGCCTGCAATGTCGACGTGGATAAGCTGCATCACGCCCTCGAGGCCTTTCTCGATGAGGAATTGGGCGGCCTGATGGTCGACCAGGCGGTGACCGATGCTAAACCGACGCCGAGCTTCCAGCGTGTCGTCCAGCGTTCGGTGCACCATGTGCAGATGTCGGGCCGCGAGGAAGTGACCGGCGCCAATGTGCTCGTCGCTATCTTCTCCGAGCGCGAATCTCATGCCGTCTATTTTCTGCATGAGCAGGACATGACGCGTCTCGATGCGGTGAGCTATATCAGCCACGGTATCGCCAAAGCCCCTGGTGCCTCCGAATCGCATCCGCCAAGCGGTACGGACGAGGCAGATGACGACGGCGAGCAGGTCGTTAAGCAGGGCACCGAGGCGCTCGATGCCTATTGCATCAATCTCAATGCGAAGGCGGCTGATGGCCGTGTCGACCCGCTGATCGGCCGCGATGACGAAGTGGAACGCGCAATTCAGGTGCTCTGCCGGCGGACTAAAAACAATCCCTTGTTCGTAGGAGATTCTGGTGTCGGCAAGACGGCCATCGCCGAAGGGCTGGCCAAGCGTATCGTGGATTCGGAAGTGCCGCAGGTGCTCGCCGGTGCCACCATGTTCGCCCTCGACATGGGCGCGCTGTTGGCCGGCACGCGCTATCGCGGCGACTTCGAGGAACGGGTGAAGGCGGTGCTCATCGAGCTTGAGAATTTCGATGGCGCCATTCTATTCGTAGATGAGATCCACACCGTGATCGGTGCCGGCGCCACCTCGGGTGGTGCCATGGATGCCTCGAACCTACTTAAGCCGGCGCTGCAAAGCGGCAGCCAGCGCTGCATGGGTTCGACAACCTACAAGGAGTACCGAAACTACTTTGAGAAGGACCGGGCCCTGGTGCGGCGCTTCCAGAAGATCGACGTCAATGAGCCGAGCGTTGAGGACGCCATCGAGATTCTCAGTGGTCTCAAGCCCTATTACGAGGAATATCACGATGTCGAGTACACGCCCGATGCGCTGAAGGCTGCTGTCGAACTGTCGTCGCGTTATATTGGCGACCGCAGGCTGCCGGACAAGGCGATCGACGTGATCGACGAAGTCGGCGCAGCACAAGCGTTGCTGGCCAAGGAGGAACGCAAGAAGGTCATCGATACCGATGAGATCGAGCGCATCGTCGCGAAGATCGCGCGCATTCCACCGAAGACCGTCAGCCGCGACGACAAGCAGATGATGGGGTCTCTGATCACCAATCTGAAGACCGTGGTGTTTGGCCAAGATCCAGCTATTGAGGCGCTGACTAGCGCCATCAAGTTGTCGCGCGCAGGCCTGCGCGCGCCCCCGAAGCCCAGCGGCCGCGATCTTTTCTGCCGTCCCACCCCTGTCGGCCAGAACGAGGTGGCGCGACAGCTCGCCATAATCATGGGCATCGAACTGATCCGCTTCGACATGTCGGAATATATGGAGCGCCACACAGTGTCGCGACTTATTGGCGCGCCACCCGGCTATGTCGGCTTTGACCAGGGTGGCTTGCTAACCGACGCCGTCGACCAGCATCCCCATGCGGTATTACTGCTCGACGAGATTGAGAAGGCGCATCCCGACCTATTCAACATACTTTTGCAAATCATGGACCACGGCAAGCTCACTGACCACAATGGCAAGCATGTAGACTTCCGCAACGTCATCCTGATCATGACCACCAATGCTGGTGCTATGGACCTCGCTAAGCCTGCCATCGGCTTCGGTCGGGAGGCCCGAGAGGGCGACGATGAGGAGGCTATCAATCGCATGTTCTCCCCGGAGTTCCGTAATCGTCTCGATGCGGTGATCAGCTTCGCCAATCTCAGCCCCGAGGTTGTGCATCGCGTAGTCGATAAGTTCATCGTCCAGCTTGAAGGCCAGCTTGCCGATCGCAACGTTACCATCGAGCTTTTCGACGAAGCGCGCGACTGGCTCGCTAAGAAGGGTTATGACCGGCTCTATGGCGCGCGACCTTTGGCACGCGTGATTCAGGAGTATGTCAAGAAGCCGCTCGCCGACAAATTGCTGTTCGGCGAGCTGATCGATGGCGGCCACGTCAAGGTTACGGTACATGACGGCAATCTAGCCTTTGATATTGACATCTCCGGTATCGTTCAGAAGACGGATTCTGACGGTGAGGATGACGAGAAAATCAGCGAACCAGTTGATAGTTGA
- the clpS gene encoding ATP-dependent Clp protease adapter ClpS, producing the protein MSDDGDSGEGAGRSGTGLATRTKPKTKKPSMYKVLMLNDDYTPMEFVVYVLERFFQMSREQATRIMLHVHQRGVGICGVYSYEVAETKVTQVMDFARQNEHPLQCTLEKD; encoded by the coding sequence ATGAGCGATGACGGTGACAGTGGCGAGGGCGCTGGCCGTTCCGGTACCGGGCTCGCGACGCGCACTAAGCCCAAGACCAAAAAGCCGTCTATGTATAAGGTCTTGATGCTGAACGATGACTATACTCCGATGGAGTTTGTCGTATATGTGCTAGAGAGGTTCTTTCAGATGTCGCGCGAGCAGGCGACACGGATCATGCTCCACGTACACCAACGCGGCGTCGGTATTTGCGGAGTTTACTCCTACGAAGTGGCGGAAACCAAGGTGACCCAGGTGATGGATTTCGCACGCCAGAACGAACATCCTCTGCAATGCACCTTGGAAAAGGACTGA